In one Gadus morhua chromosome 7, gadMor3.0, whole genome shotgun sequence genomic region, the following are encoded:
- the LOC115546946 gene encoding DNA (cytosine-5)-methyltransferase 3B isoform X1, with protein sequence MPSNKYATITEEGNDMAATAAVNADTATPDILSENDCHMKLTNENSPLAAAEPPSPFSPKHNGDAASPQDNQCPGGGRKRKRKSAETENSWDSSYSQDKTPEVAAGPPSGPPLSLRQTPRPRTIYQAGLTAGTPNKTRRHHPKSHIHTPQGRGLVTVCMPIPEAPNPEVMEADSKDSAQSTTTTSSSSQEPQAEYKDNKGFGIGELVWGKIKGFSWWPGMVVTWRATSKRQATHGMRWLQWFGDGKFSEVSADKLDSITAFPKFFNPSSYTKLASYRRAIFQALEMASIRAEQAFPVCTSDNPEDQVRPMLDWATGGFLPKGEDGLKPTHNAESRLLDHQVLDVSLPECFPSTKKPRMSLLKAKSAPEEVFSRENMVNEVLKNKQSIEEFCLSCGKTKAVTFHPLFEGGLCQACKDVYLEISYMYDDDGYQSYCTICCGGREVLLCGNANCCRCFCVDCLDILVGPGVSNSARYLDPWRCYMCQPLFSYGVLKRRHDWTLKLQEFFINDNGQEFEKPRIYAAVPAEQRRPIRVLSLFDGIATGYLVLRDLGFKVDQYVASEVCEDSISVGVVRHEGKIQYVHDVRNITRKNIEEWGPFDLVIGGSPCNDLSIVNPARKGLYEGTGRLFFEFYRLLSEARPKEGDNRPFFWMFENVVAMGVNDKRDISRFLECNPVMIDAIDVSAAHRARYFWGNLPCMNRPLCASGMDKLELQDCLEHGRVAKFGKVRTITTRSNSIKQGKDQHFPVMMNGKEDILWCTELERIFGFPVHYTDVSNMGRSARQKLLGRSWSVPVIRHLFAPLKDYFACE encoded by the exons ATGCCGTCCAACAAGTACGCAACTATCACGGAGGAGGGCAACGACATGGCGGCCACC GCGGCAGTGAATGCTGACACAGCGACGCCCGACATCCTGTCAGAGAATGACTGCCATATGAAGCTGACCAATGAGAACAGCCCTCTGGCGGCCGCGGAACCGCCCTCCCCCTTCAGTCCCAAACACAACGGAGATGCCGCCTCACCGCAAG ataaCCAGTGTCCAGGAGGAGGtcggaagaggaagaggaagagcgcAGAGACCGAGAACAGCTGGGACTCCTCCTAcagccag GATAAGACCCCAGAGGTGGCTGCCGGTCCTCCGTCAGGTCCTCCGTTGAGTCTCAGACAGACCCCTCGTCCCAGGACCATCTACCAGGCAGGCCTCACTGCCGGGACCCCCAACAAGACCCGCAGACACCACCCcaaatcacacatacacacacctcag GGCCGGGGTCTGGTCACCGTGTGTATGCCCATCCCTGAGGCCCCAAACCCAGAGGTGATGGAGGCTGACTCCAAGGACTCAGCCcagagcaccaccaccaccagcagcagcagccaggaaCCCCAGGCTGAGTACAAG GACAACAAGGGTTTCGGCATCGGGGAGCTGGTGTGGGGGAAGATCAAGGGCTTCTCCTGGTGGCCCGGCATGGTGGTGACGTGGCGTGCCACCAGCAAGCGGCAGGCCACCCACGGCATGCGCTGGCTGCAGTGGTTCGGAGACGGCAAGTTCTCAGAG GTCTCGGCTGATAAACTGGACTCCATCACGGCCTTCCCCAAGTTCTTCAACCCGTCCTCGTACACCAAGCTGGCTTCCTACAGGAGGGCCATCTTCCAGGCGCTGGAG ATGGCCAGTATCCGGGCAGAACAGGCCTTTCCGGTGTGTACCTCAGACAACCCAGAGGACCAGGTGAGACCCATGCTGGACTGGGCCACTGGAGGGTTCCTGCCCAAGGGCGAGGACGGcctcaaacccacacacaacgcAG AGAGCAGGCTGTTGGACCACCAGGTTCTGGACGTGTCCCTACCCGAGTGTTTCCCCAGCACTAAGAAGCCCAGGATGAGTCTGCTGAAGGCCAAGAGCGCCCCCGAGGAGGTCTTCAGCAGAG aAAATATGGTGAATGAAGTCCTGAAGAATAAACAAAGTATTGAAG AGTTCTGTCTCTCTTGCGGGAAGACGAAGGCGGtgacctttcaccctctgtttGAAGGCGGCCTCTGCCAGGCTTGCAAG gacgtGTATTTGGAGATCTCCTACATGTACGACGACGACGGCTACCAGTCGTACTGCACCATCTGCTGCGGAGGGAGAGAAGTGCTGCTCTGTGGAAACGCAAACTGCTGCAG gtgtttcTGTGTGGACTGTCTGGACATCCTGGTGGGGCCCGGCGTGTCCAACAGCGCCCGGTACCTGGACCCGTGGCGCTGCTACATGTGTCAGCCGCTCTTCAGCTACGGCGTGCTGAAGAGGAGGCACGACTGGACCCTCAAGCTGCAGGAGTTCTTCATCAACGACAACGGGCAGGAGTTT GAGAAGCCGCGGATCTACGCTGCTGTCCCCGCAGAGCAGAGACGGCCCATCAGAGTGCTGTCTCTGTTCGACGGCATCGCCACCG GCTACCTGGTCCTGAGAGATCTGGGCTTCAAGGTGGACCAGTACGTGGCGTCGGAGGTGTGCGAGGACTCCATCTCGGTGGGCGTGGTGCGGCATGAAGGGAAGATCCAGTACGTCCACGATGTCCGCAACATCACCCGGAAAAAT ATTGAAGAGTGGGGGCCGTTTGACCTGGTGATCGGGGGAAGCCCCTGTAACGACCTGTCAATCGTCAACCCGGCCAGGAAGGGACTCTACg AAGGAACGGGGCGACTGTTCTTCGAGTTCTACCGCCTGTTGAGTGAGGCCCGACCGAAGGAGGGCGATAACCGCCCCTTTTTCTGGATGTTTGAGAACGTTGTTGCCATGGGAGTGAACGACAAGAGGGACATTTCACGCTTCCTGGAG tGTAACCCAGTCATGATCGATGCTATTGATGTTTCTGCCGCCCATCGAGCCCGCTACTTCTGGGGAAATCTGCCGTGTATGAACAG GCCCCTCTGTGCGTCTGGGATGGACAAGTTGGAGCTGCAGGACTGTCTTGAACACGGCAGGGTGGCCAAG tttGGGAAGGTTCGTACTATCACGACCCGTTCTAACTCCATCAAGCAGGGGAAGGACCAGCACTTCCCAGTCATGATGAATGGGAAGGAGGACATCCTGTGGTGCACCGAGTTGGAGAG GATCTTCGGGTTCCCCGTCCACTACACCGACGTGTCTAACATGGGCCGCAGCGCACGGCAGAAGCTATTGGGCCGGTCCTGGAGTGTGCCGGTCATCAGGCACCTGTTTGCACCCCTCAAAGACTATTTTGCCTGTGAATAG
- the LOC115546946 gene encoding DNA (cytosine-5)-methyltransferase 3B isoform X2: MPSNKYATITEEGNDMAATAAVNADTATPDILSENDCHMKLTNENSPLAAAEPPSPFSPKHNGDAASPQDNQCPGGGRKRKRKSAETENSWDSSYSQDKTPEVAAGPPSGPPLSLRQTPRPRTIYQAGLTAGTPNKTRRHHPKSHIHTPQGRGLVTVCMPIPEAPNPEVMEADSKDSAQSTTTTSSSSQEPQAEYKDNKGFGIGELVWGKIKGFSWWPGMVVTWRATSKRQATHGMRWLQWFGDGKFSEVSADKLDSITAFPKFFNPSSYTKLASYRRAIFQALEMASIRAEQAFPVCTSDNPEDQVRPMLDWATGGFLPKGEDGLKPTHNAESRLLDHQVLDVSLPECFPSTKKPRMSLLKAKSAPEEVFSRENMVNEVLKNKQSIEEFCLSCGKTKAVTFHPLFEGGLCQACKDVYLEISYMYDDDGYQSYCTICCGGREVLLCGNANCCRCFCVDCLDILVGPGVSNSARYLDPWRCYMCQPLFSYGVLKRRHDWTLKLQEFFINDNGQEFEKPRIYAAVPAEQRRPIRVLSLFDGIATGYLVLRDLGFKVDQYVASEVCEDSISVGVVRHEGKIQYVHDVRNITRKNIEEWGPFDLVIGGSPCNDLSIVNPARKGLYEGTGRLFFEFYRLLSEARPKEGDNRPFFWMFENVVAMGVNDKRDISRFLECNPVMIDAIDVSAAHRARYFWGNLPCMNRPLCASGMDKLELQDCLEHGRVAKGKDQHFPVMMNGKEDILWCTELERIFGFPVHYTDVSNMGRSARQKLLGRSWSVPVIRHLFAPLKDYFACE, from the exons ATGCCGTCCAACAAGTACGCAACTATCACGGAGGAGGGCAACGACATGGCGGCCACC GCGGCAGTGAATGCTGACACAGCGACGCCCGACATCCTGTCAGAGAATGACTGCCATATGAAGCTGACCAATGAGAACAGCCCTCTGGCGGCCGCGGAACCGCCCTCCCCCTTCAGTCCCAAACACAACGGAGATGCCGCCTCACCGCAAG ataaCCAGTGTCCAGGAGGAGGtcggaagaggaagaggaagagcgcAGAGACCGAGAACAGCTGGGACTCCTCCTAcagccag GATAAGACCCCAGAGGTGGCTGCCGGTCCTCCGTCAGGTCCTCCGTTGAGTCTCAGACAGACCCCTCGTCCCAGGACCATCTACCAGGCAGGCCTCACTGCCGGGACCCCCAACAAGACCCGCAGACACCACCCcaaatcacacatacacacacctcag GGCCGGGGTCTGGTCACCGTGTGTATGCCCATCCCTGAGGCCCCAAACCCAGAGGTGATGGAGGCTGACTCCAAGGACTCAGCCcagagcaccaccaccaccagcagcagcagccaggaaCCCCAGGCTGAGTACAAG GACAACAAGGGTTTCGGCATCGGGGAGCTGGTGTGGGGGAAGATCAAGGGCTTCTCCTGGTGGCCCGGCATGGTGGTGACGTGGCGTGCCACCAGCAAGCGGCAGGCCACCCACGGCATGCGCTGGCTGCAGTGGTTCGGAGACGGCAAGTTCTCAGAG GTCTCGGCTGATAAACTGGACTCCATCACGGCCTTCCCCAAGTTCTTCAACCCGTCCTCGTACACCAAGCTGGCTTCCTACAGGAGGGCCATCTTCCAGGCGCTGGAG ATGGCCAGTATCCGGGCAGAACAGGCCTTTCCGGTGTGTACCTCAGACAACCCAGAGGACCAGGTGAGACCCATGCTGGACTGGGCCACTGGAGGGTTCCTGCCCAAGGGCGAGGACGGcctcaaacccacacacaacgcAG AGAGCAGGCTGTTGGACCACCAGGTTCTGGACGTGTCCCTACCCGAGTGTTTCCCCAGCACTAAGAAGCCCAGGATGAGTCTGCTGAAGGCCAAGAGCGCCCCCGAGGAGGTCTTCAGCAGAG aAAATATGGTGAATGAAGTCCTGAAGAATAAACAAAGTATTGAAG AGTTCTGTCTCTCTTGCGGGAAGACGAAGGCGGtgacctttcaccctctgtttGAAGGCGGCCTCTGCCAGGCTTGCAAG gacgtGTATTTGGAGATCTCCTACATGTACGACGACGACGGCTACCAGTCGTACTGCACCATCTGCTGCGGAGGGAGAGAAGTGCTGCTCTGTGGAAACGCAAACTGCTGCAG gtgtttcTGTGTGGACTGTCTGGACATCCTGGTGGGGCCCGGCGTGTCCAACAGCGCCCGGTACCTGGACCCGTGGCGCTGCTACATGTGTCAGCCGCTCTTCAGCTACGGCGTGCTGAAGAGGAGGCACGACTGGACCCTCAAGCTGCAGGAGTTCTTCATCAACGACAACGGGCAGGAGTTT GAGAAGCCGCGGATCTACGCTGCTGTCCCCGCAGAGCAGAGACGGCCCATCAGAGTGCTGTCTCTGTTCGACGGCATCGCCACCG GCTACCTGGTCCTGAGAGATCTGGGCTTCAAGGTGGACCAGTACGTGGCGTCGGAGGTGTGCGAGGACTCCATCTCGGTGGGCGTGGTGCGGCATGAAGGGAAGATCCAGTACGTCCACGATGTCCGCAACATCACCCGGAAAAAT ATTGAAGAGTGGGGGCCGTTTGACCTGGTGATCGGGGGAAGCCCCTGTAACGACCTGTCAATCGTCAACCCGGCCAGGAAGGGACTCTACg AAGGAACGGGGCGACTGTTCTTCGAGTTCTACCGCCTGTTGAGTGAGGCCCGACCGAAGGAGGGCGATAACCGCCCCTTTTTCTGGATGTTTGAGAACGTTGTTGCCATGGGAGTGAACGACAAGAGGGACATTTCACGCTTCCTGGAG tGTAACCCAGTCATGATCGATGCTATTGATGTTTCTGCCGCCCATCGAGCCCGCTACTTCTGGGGAAATCTGCCGTGTATGAACAG GCCCCTCTGTGCGTCTGGGATGGACAAGTTGGAGCTGCAGGACTGTCTTGAACACGGCAGGGTGGCCAAG GGGAAGGACCAGCACTTCCCAGTCATGATGAATGGGAAGGAGGACATCCTGTGGTGCACCGAGTTGGAGAG GATCTTCGGGTTCCCCGTCCACTACACCGACGTGTCTAACATGGGCCGCAGCGCACGGCAGAAGCTATTGGGCCGGTCCTGGAGTGTGCCGGTCATCAGGCACCTGTTTGCACCCCTCAAAGACTATTTTGCCTGTGAATAG